The following proteins are encoded in a genomic region of Amphiura filiformis chromosome 18, Afil_fr2py, whole genome shotgun sequence:
- the LOC140139771 gene encoding microsomal glutathione S-transferase 1-like: protein MSGSLSTDNEVFRVYLAYSALAVLKLLAMSSLTSFNRVSRKVYDNLEDAKLGGPDAHKFVRKDPFIERIRRCHLNDLENIVPFLIIGILYVLTGPSVYAATWHFRIFVVSRFIHMFAYLAQLPQPSRVTAMYIGWCATASMAVQCLQAGQY, encoded by the exons ATGTCTGGGTCTCTTTCAACCGACAATGAAGTATTTCGTGTATACCTCGCTTATTCTGCGTTAGCGGTGTTAAAATTGCTTGCAATGTCTTCATTAACTAGCTTCAATCGTGTATCACGGAAG GTTTACGATAATCTAGAAGATGCCAAGCTTGGTGGTCCTGATGCTCATAAGTTTGTACGTAAGGATCCATTCATTGAAAGGATACGAAG GTGTCATCTTAACGACCTCGAGAACATCGTACCCTTCCTCATCATTGGCATATTGTACGTCTTAACAGGTCCATCAGTCTACGCAGCCACCTGGCACTTCCGAATCTTCGTAGTGTCCAGATTCATCCACATGTTCGCATACCTGGCACAGTTGCCTCAACCATCTCGTGTTACAGCTATGTATATAGGGTGGTGTGCTACAGCATCTATGGCTGTACAGTGTTTGCAGGCAGGACAATATTAA